The following are encoded in a window of Mycobacterium vicinigordonae genomic DNA:
- a CDS encoding PE family protein — protein MSFVLVGPELLASAASDVAGIGSSLAEAGSSAAASTTQIAAAAGDEVSAAIAALFSGHGQQFQAVSSQAAAFHAQFVESLAGAGSTYGSAEAVNLASLGGGGFELFGLINAPTEYLFGRPLIGNGANGAAGTGQAGADGGLLWGNGGSGGSGAAGQTGGAGGSAGLIGHGGAGGAGGSGAAGGHGGSGGWLYGNGGGGGAGGVNGVGGTGGSATLFGKGGTGGAGGTGAVGGTGGNGGYLLGSGGAGGSGGSAGGSMLNGADGGTGGRGGWIWGHGGDGGAGGLGSAQGVGGTGGTGGHGGALLGGGGNGGIGGGGGDGTNGGAGNSGSPQNTTGGAGTSGTAAGDGGIGGRGGDGGWLWGHGGMGGEGGAGGTGGAGGAGGAGYSTTSAGRAGGQGGLGGNGAAGGNGGAGGAGGKGGWLLSPDGANGDGGAGGTGGAAGAGGNGGNGGNGDASNINGGLGGNGANPGAAGAGGIGGAAGGIGANSGADGLSGRQLAGGNGGNGGNGYGDLNFPNYTAGDGGDGGQSGNGGVGGNGGDGGSVGAGNGFGHAGDGGKGGASFGSGTLNATGGKGGVGGSAAGNNFAGTGGAGGDANINDPGGIGSATGGAGGNGGSGGTGSNPAGDGGVGGNAYNAGTGATTGGHGGDGGAAAANGGRGGAGGQANSSTTTAAGTVTGGAGGNGGAGADGGAAGYGGRATVSSSSSAANAVGGQGGTGGYSSDNGSHAVGGRGGGALNYGSGSAVGGRGGDGGVLNTGGISDGADGGLGGNAEAYGTGSATGGGGGNGGQGINFGRGGDGAAGGLATVSNTASQAAATGGAGGTGGAGGTGGGATSQAGWGGNGGAGGGASSNGLGNVTGGSGGDAGAGGGAGKGGNGGTGGDGAATNTASTATVVGGNGGAGGAGGQQNGAGGNGGNGGNASAPGGAHAQGGTGGTAGAGSGTGSSGTPGTDGTP, from the coding sequence ATGTCGTTTGTCTTGGTGGGTCCGGAGCTCTTGGCGTCGGCGGCGTCGGATGTGGCCGGCATCGGGTCGTCGTTGGCCGAGGCTGGTTCGAGCGCGGCGGCCTCGACCACGCAGATTGCGGCGGCCGCGGGCGATGAGGTTTCCGCCGCGATTGCGGCGCTGTTCTCGGGCCACGGGCAGCAGTTTCAGGCGGTCAGTTCGCAGGCGGCCGCGTTTCATGCGCAGTTCGTGGAGTCGCTGGCGGGGGCGGGTAGTACATACGGGTCTGCGGAGGCGGTGAACCTGGCGTCGCTGGGTGGTGGCGGGTTCGAGTTGTTCGGGTTGATCAATGCGCCGACGGAGTATTTGTTCGGTCGCCCGCTGATCGGTAATGGTGCTAATGGTGCAGCCGGCACGGGTCAGGCCGGTGCTGATGGTGGCTTGCTGTGGGGCAACGGGGGCAGTGGCGGGTCCGGCGCCGCGGGCCAGACCGGGGGAGCCGGTGGATCTGCGGGATTGATCGGTCATGGTGGGGCTGGCGGCGCGGGGGGTTCGGGCGCCGCGGGTGGTCATGGTGGGTCTGGGGGCTGGCTGTATGGCAACGGCGGGGGTGGCGGTGCTGGTGGTGTGAACGGGGTCGGTGGTACTGGCGGGTCGGCGACTTTGTTCGGTAAGGGCGGAACCGGTGGCGCCGGTGGCACCGGGGCGGTCGGCGGAACCGGCGGCAACGGCGGGTACCTGCTGGGCTCGGGTGGTGCCGGCGGCTCCGGTGGTAGCGCGGGCGGCAGCATGCTCAACGGTGCAGATGGCGGCACCGGCGGGCGCGGCGGCTGGATCTGGGGTCATGGCGGCGACGGAGGCGCCGGGGGGCTCGGTAGCGCACAGGGCGTCGGCGGCACCGGCGGTACCGGTGGTCACGGTGGGGCACTACTGGGCGGCGGGGGCAACGGTGGAATCGGCGGCGGGGGTGGCGACGGCACCAACGGCGGGGCCGGCAACAGCGGCAGCCCGCAGAACACGACTGGTGGCGCCGGAACCAGCGGCACCGCTGCCGGTGATGGTGGGATCGGCGGCCGCGGTGGCGACGGTGGCTGGCTGTGGGGGCATGGCGGAATGGGTGGTGAGGGCGGTGCCGGTGGGACCGGCGGTGCGGGTGGTGCCGGCGGCGCCGGCTACAGCACCACCAGCGCTGGCCGTGCCGGAGGCCAGGGTGGTTTGGGCGGAAACGGAGCGGCGGGCGGCAACGGTGGTGCTGGTGGCGCCGGCGGCAAGGGTGGCTGGCTGTTGAGCCCCGACGGCGCCAACGGTGACGGCGGCGCAGGCGGGACCGGGGGTGCCGCCGGAGCCGGCGGCAACGGCGGCAACGGCGGCAACGGCGACGCGAGCAACATCAACGGCGGGCTGGGCGGCAATGGCGCCAATCCCGGCGCTGCCGGTGCTGGTGGCATTGGTGGCGCTGCCGGTGGCATCGGAGCCAATTCCGGCGCTGATGGCCTTTCTGGCAGGCAGTTGGCGGGCGGCAACGGCGGCAACGGCGGCAACGGCTACGGCGACTTGAACTTCCCGAACTACACCGCCGGCGACGGCGGCGACGGCGGTCAATCCGGCAACGGCGGCGTCGGTGGCAATGGCGGCGACGGCGGCAGCGTCGGCGCTGGTAATGGCTTCGGCCACGCCGGCGACGGCGGGAAGGGTGGCGCGTCCTTCGGCTCCGGGACCCTGAATGCCACCGGCGGTAAGGGTGGCGTGGGTGGCAGCGCCGCTGGTAACAATTTCGCCGGCACCGGCGGTGCGGGCGGTGACGCCAACATCAACGACCCCGGGGGTATCGGCAGCGCGACCGGCGGCGCCGGAGGCAATGGCGGCAGTGGCGGCACCGGCAGCAACCCGGCCGGCGACGGCGGCGTCGGCGGCAATGCGTACAACGCGGGCACGGGTGCGACCACCGGCGGCCACGGCGGGGACGGCGGCGCGGCAGCCGCCAACGGCGGCCGCGGCGGTGCCGGGGGCCAGGCCAACAGTTCGACCACGACCGCCGCCGGCACGGTTACCGGTGGCGCGGGCGGTAACGGAGGTGCCGGCGCTGACGGTGGGGCCGCCGGCTACGGCGGGAGGGCTACCGTCAGTTCGTCCAGCTCCGCCGCAAATGCCGTTGGCGGTCAAGGCGGCACCGGCGGCTATTCGTCTGACAACGGTTCGCACGCTGTCGGTGGAAGGGGCGGAGGGGCACTCAACTACGGCAGCGGGAGCGCGGTCGGCGGACGCGGTGGCGACGGCGGCGTACTCAACACAGGCGGTATCTCCGACGGCGCAGACGGCGGCCTGGGGGGCAACGCAGAGGCGTACGGCACAGGTAGCGCCACCGGCGGGGGCGGCGGCAACGGTGGCCAAGGCATCAACTTTGGGCGCGGCGGCGATGGCGCGGCCGGCGGCTTAGCGACCGTCTCCAATACCGCCTCCCAGGCCGCGGCCACCGGTGGTGCCGGCGGCACTGGCGGGGCTGGCGGCACGGGCGGCGGCGCCACCTCCCAGGCCGGATGGGGTGGTAACGGCGGCGCCGGCGGCGGCGCGTCCAGCAATGGCCTGGGCAACGTGACCGGCGGTAGTGGCGGTGACGCCGGTGCCGGAGGCGGGGCCGGCAAGGGCGGAAATGGCGGCACTGGCGGCGACGGGGCCGCTACCAACACCGCATCGACCGCTACGGTCGTCGGCGGTAACGGGGGCGCCGGCGGAGCCGGCGGCCAGCAGAACGGCGCCGGCGGGAACGGCGGCAACGGCGGGAACGCATCTGCCCCCGGCGGTGCCCACGCACAGGGCGGCACCGGCGGCACCGCCGGTGCTGGTAGCGGAACCGGCAGCAGCGGCACACCGGGGACCGACGGTACGCCGTAG